One window of the Amycolatopsis mediterranei genome contains the following:
- a CDS encoding nucleoside/nucleotide kinase family protein encodes MTAFDDLLARAEGLTVRGQRNVLGIIGSPASGKTTLAWALANALGSRAAVVGMDGFHLAQVELRRLGRTERKGAPDTFDAAGYYHLIRRLAEGRETVYAPEFRREIEEPIAGAVAVPPEVQLVITEGNYLLLPDDPWSAIRPLLTEAWFLAPDEPERIERLVSRHRRYGRSLVEARQRALGSDQRNADLISQTRDRADLVLENLPLANFAI; translated from the coding sequence ATGACGGCGTTCGACGACCTGCTGGCCAGGGCCGAGGGGCTGACCGTGCGCGGGCAGCGCAACGTGCTCGGCATCATCGGCTCGCCCGCGTCCGGCAAGACCACGCTCGCCTGGGCGCTGGCCAACGCGCTCGGTTCTCGCGCGGCGGTGGTCGGCATGGACGGCTTCCACCTCGCGCAGGTCGAGCTGCGCCGGCTCGGCCGCACCGAGCGCAAGGGCGCCCCGGACACGTTCGACGCCGCGGGCTACTACCACCTGATCCGCCGCCTGGCCGAAGGCCGCGAAACGGTGTATGCGCCGGAGTTCCGCCGCGAGATCGAGGAACCCATCGCCGGGGCCGTCGCGGTGCCGCCGGAGGTCCAGCTCGTCATCACCGAGGGCAACTACCTGCTGCTGCCGGACGACCCGTGGAGCGCGATCCGGCCGCTGCTCACCGAGGCCTGGTTCCTCGCGCCGGACGAGCCCGAGCGCATCGAACGGCTCGTGTCGCGCCACCGCCGCTACGGCCGTTCGCTGGTCGAGGCCCGGCAGCGCGCGCTCGGTTCCGACCAGCGCAACGCCGACCTCATCTCGCAGACGCGCGACCGCGCCGACCTGGTGCTGGAGAACCTGCCGCTGGCGAACTTCGCGATTTGA